A region of the Paracoccus pantotrophus genome:
GAGAGGGCGCCAATCAATGGGCGCACCGAGACCGGGTTGAATGCTGCCAAGAATATAGGCCGCCGGCTCGGCCGGCCACCTGTTATGCTGAGCGATCAGCAGATCGAATAAGCGCGCGGGGCTCTTGGCGAACAGAAAGGCGATATGGAGGCAGTTGCTGCTAGGGCGAGCTCGAATTGCAGATGGCAAAAAGATCCCCGGCGCAGGTCAACCCCGCAGTGCTGGCCGCGCGAGGCAGCGCCAGGTGCCGGCGCCCGGAGACAGCGGCCGACGGCGCCCCGGCGGAAACCCCTGCCCGGTCGCGCGGGCCGGATCAGCGATAGATATGATCGCGCCGGAAAGGATAGGTGGATTGCGCCCCCGGCAGGTCCGGCGTCGCCAGCGCCGGGTCGGGATGGATCAGCAGGATCTGGTAAAGCGCCACCCAGCCCTGCTCGAAGGCCAGCGCGCAGCCGGCCAGGTACAGCCGATAAGCCTGCAACACCTCGGCCGCACGTTCGGGCGGCATCGAGCGGGCCAGCACCCGCTCGGCCTCGGGCAGCTGCGCCTCGAGCGCGTCGGACCAGGCCCAGAGCGTGCGGGCGTAATGCGGCCGCAGGTTCTCGGTATCGACCATTTCCAGCCCGGCCTGCGACAGGCTGCGGATGGCCTGGCTGACATGGATCAGCTCGCCGCCAGGAAAGATGTATTTCTCGATGAAATCGCCCAGGCCGCCGCCCACCATCGCATCGTCCAGCCCCGAGGCCGCGATGCCGTGGTTCAGTGCCAGCCCGCCCGGCCGCAGCAGCCGGCGCAGCGTGTCGCAATAGGTGCCCATCCGGGCGCGGCCGACATGTTCGAACATGCCCACCGAGGCCAGCTTGTCAAAGGGCCGGTCGGGCACCAGGTCGCGATAATCGCACAGCCGGATGCGCACCCGCTCGCCCAGGCCCTCCTCGGCGATGATCCGGCTGACATGGTCGAACTGGTTCTGCGACAGGGTGATGCCGGTGGCATCGACGCCGTAATGGCGCGCGGCATGCAGCAAGAGCCCGCCCCAGCCGGCGCCGATGTCGACGAACCGCTCGCCCGGTCGCAGGTCCAGCTTGCGGCAGATCAGGTCCAGCTTGGCCTCTTGCGCCTGCGCCAGCGTCATCTGCGGCTCGGCGAAATAGGCGCAGGAATAGACCCGGCGCGGGTCGAGCCAAAGCGCATAGAACTCGTCCGAGACATCGTAATGCGCGCGGATCTGCCTTGCATCGCGGTCGCGGCTGTGACGCAGCAGCGAGTTCACATGATACAAGAGCCGCTGCCAGGGTTTGGGCTGGATCGGCTGGCCGCCGCCGGGCACCAGCGCCGCCACGATCCGCATCAGGTCGCGCATCGAGCCCTCGATCCGGGCGCGGCCGCGGACGATCTCGTCCCCCAGCCGCCCCAGCCGGGCCGAGGCCAGCGGCGCCAGCGCGCCCATGTCCTTGAAGGCGATGGTCACGCGCGCATCGGGCGGGCCCAGTTGCCGCCCCGAGGGCAAGCGGACCGCCAGCGGCACCGAGAGCTGTTGCAGTTTCCGTTCGATCAGAGCTTCCAGAGCCGGCATGATCACCTCACGCTTGGGCTGGCCGCGATTCGGGGGAGGCGTGGTTGCGAGACGCGGCAGCTTGTTCCTGACGACTGTCCCGGATGTGGCAGCCGGGGCAACTCCGGTTGCCATACTAGCGCCGATTCGCCGAAAATGGCCAGAGGCAGGGTGAACGGTCTGCCGCAGGTTGATCCCGCACCCGTGGCTAGATGCGGGAAAAGAGCGGCTGGGATCGGAAAGCGGCAGCCGGAAAAGCCGAAAGCGGCCCGAAGGCCGCTTTTCGCTGTTCCCGAAGGAAGATTTTGGAGCGGGCGATGAGATTCGAACTCACGACCCTAACCTTGGCAAGGTTATGCTCTACCCCTGAGCTACGCCCGCGCTCCGTCCCGATGGCGCTTCGCCTTCGGTGAGGCGTCATTTATGGGAGCGCGCCGGGGGGTGCAAGGGGAAAAATCGCGCCGCCGGGAAAATTTTCGCCGACACGGCCCGGCGAGGAAAATTGCGCCCGGCCGCAGCCTTGGCGGGCTTGACCGCGCCGCCGGCTTGCCGAAACCTGCCGGCCAGACGCCAGCCAGGCAGGGGGTGCCGATGAAACCGTCCGACCAGCTTTCCGACTATGTCCGCCGGGCGCTTGCGCAGGGCGGCGAGCGCGACGAGATCGGCCGGGCGCTGGCCCATGCCGGCTGGTCCGCGCCCGAGATCGACGAGGCGCTGGAGGGCTGGGAAACCGCGCCCGGCCTGCCGCCAGTGCCGCGGCCGCGCCCCTATGCCTCGGCGCAGGAGGCGCTGCTCTACGGCCTGCTGTTCCTGTCCCTGGGCATGATCGGCTGGCATGTCTGCGAGCTGGGCATGGCACTGATCGACCGGCTGATTCCCGATCCGGCCGACAGCCGCTATTACGGGCCGGGCAGCGCGGCGCGCTGGTCCATCGCCTCGCTGATCGCCTTCGTGCCGCTGTTCGTGATGCTGAACCGCAAGGTGTCGCGGATGAGCCTGGGCGACGGCGGGCGGCGGCGGTCGCTGGTGCGCAAATGGTTCGCCTCGCTGACGCTTTTGGTGGTGGCGCTGGTGTTCCTGGCGGACGGGATCTATGTCATCTACACGCTGCTCAACGGCGAGCTGACCGCGCGTTTCGCCGCCAAGGCGGCCCTGGTCGCCGGGGTCGCGGGGCTGGTCTTCGCCTATTACCGGGACGAGCTGAATGACTAAGGGTTGGGCCACCATCGCCATCGCGCTGCTGGCCGCGGCGGCCGTCATCGCCGGGCTGGCCTTGACCGGCGGCCCCGGCCATGCCCGCAAGGAGCGCCGCGACCGCGAGCGCGAAAGCGACCTGGCCAACCTGGGCCGGCTGGTGGTCTGCCTGGCGCGCGAGAACGGCGACCGCCTGCCCGAGACGCTGGAAACCACGCCGCAATGCGACTGGCAGGTGCGGCTGGCCGATCCCTTTACCGGCGCGCCCTATCGCTACGCGGTGACAGGGCCGCGCAGCTACCGGCTATGCGCCGGGTTCGAACTGCCTCAGCCCCCGCGCTCCGGTCCTTGGGATCGCGACGCGGCGGGGTGCAGCACGCGCAGCTTCATCCCGACCGGGCCGCAGCGGCCGGGCGCCGAGGCGACGATCCCCTATCGCGACTAGGCCAAAGCTTTTCCAGATAGATGCGGTGCAGCCCGGCTTCGTGGACGCGGCGGGTCTCGGCATAGCCGAGCCGGGCATAGATCGCCTGATTCTCGACCATGCCACATGGGTATTAAGCCGCAGCCGGAGCAGGCCCGCCGCGCGGGCGCGCATCTCGGCGAAATCCATCAGCCGCCGGCCAAGCCCCAGCCCCTGCGCGGCGGGCGAGATCGCCACGTTCTCGACCAGCAGCGCATCGGCCTGCGGGATGAACACGATCAGGCCCAGCACCGCGCGGTTCCGTTCCAGCAGATAGGTCCGGCCGGCCGCGATGCGCGCGGCATGGTCATCCAGCATCGGCCCCGGCTTGCGGGCGATGCGCGCGACGGAATGGCCATAGGCACTGCTCACCAGTTCCTCGACCACCGCCAGATCGCCGGCCGCGGCAAGGAGCATGTCGTCGCTGTCCATCCTATCCCCTCCTGCCCCTGGGCGCAGTTTGCGCCGGGGCGGTCAGGCCGGCAGGTCCGCCAGCGGCCGCGACAGGTTCTCGGACGCCAGCGCCCCGGCCAGGAAAAGCGGCAGCCCCCGGGCCAGCGCGGCGAAATCCCCGGCCGGGGTCAGGGTCGGGTCGGCCTCGACCAGCAGTTCCAGCCCGCGGGCCTCGCCATCGCCGCGGATGGTGATGTTGAACCCGTCGCCCGGCCCGTTCGACAGCACGTGCCGCGTGGTCTCGCAGCCGGCGAAGCGCGCCTCGTCAAAGGGCAGCACGTTGATCAGCGGCGAGAAGAAGAAGCGGCTGCGCGGCTCCATGCCGTAATCCTCGGCGATCTGCTCGATGCGATAGCGGCCATGCCGGCGCAGCTTGCGCAGCCGCGCGCCCAGCCGGGCCAGCGCCTCGGCCAGCGGTTCGGCCGGGTGCAGCTTCGCGTCCAGCGGCAGGATGTTCACCACCAGCGCCGGGACCGAGACGGCGACGCTGCCCATGCGGCTCATATAGGGCAGCCAGACCGGCATCGCGATGCCACCGCGCTCGTCGCACAGGCGCGAGGCCGAGCCGTCGCGCAGGCGCAGCGCCGCCCAGGCCGCGCAAAGCACGGTCAGCAGGTCCGGCCAGCCCATGCCCACCGCCTGCGCCTGCCGCATCAGCGCCGGGCGCAGGGCCGAGAGGTCATGCGCGGCGCAAAGCGCCTCGGCCGGATAATCCTCGGATCCCTTGCGCAGCACGCGCGGGCGTGGCTCGGCCGCCAGCACCCCGCCCCAATGCCGTCCGTCGGCGGCATGGCGCGGGCTGGCGCGATAGTCGGTCTCTTCGTTCAGATAATCGGCCAGCGGGCGCAGCGGCCGGCCGGGATCCGCGCCCTCGGCCAGGGCGGCGTAAAGCTGGGCGCAGCGCCGCTCGACCAGGCCCATGGCATAGCCGTCCAGCGCGATGTGATGGCCGCGGTTGAACCACAGATAATGCCCCTCGGACAGCCGGATCAGCCATTGCGCCGCAATGGGCTGGCCAAGCAGGTCCAGCGCCGCGTCCACGTCCGCCTGCATCAGCGCAAAGGCGTGATCACGCGCATCGGCGCGGTCCGACAGGTCGATGCGCCGCAGCGCGGGCCGCCGCGCGGGATCGACCCGCTGCACCGGCCGGCCATCGGCGCCCAGGGCAAAGCGCAAGGCCATGATGTCGGTCTCGGCGATGGTGGCCTCGATGGCGCGGGCCAGCGCCTCGGGATCCGCGACCCCGCGCAATTCGATGGCATGGGCGACGGTCGAGACCGCCTCGCCGGGATGGAGCCGGAACTCTTCCCAGAAATCCAGCTGGGCCAGCGTCAGGGGCAGCCAAAGCCCCTCGGCGTGATGATGCGTCATGAAATCCTTGTCCCCGTCGCAGGGTCTGGCGGTCTGAACGAGAGAGGGCTGGCGTGGTTGCATCCGAGATGGATGCGGCTGGCTTGCTTCAAGAGAGAAAGCGGGATAAAAATACTCAACAATTGCCTTCCGTCAAGGCGCCGCAGGCGCCTTCGGCGGCTCATTGCCGTAAAAGCAGGTATCCGCATGATTGAATTCAGCCCTTGGCCGCAAGACCTCGCCCGACGCTATCGCGAGGCCGGTTACTGGATCGACCAGCCGCTGACGCATATCCTGGACGCACAGCTGGCCGCCAACCCCGAGGCCGAGGCGCTGGTCTGCGGTTCG
Encoded here:
- a CDS encoding class I SAM-dependent methyltransferase; its protein translation is MPALEALIERKLQQLSVPLAVRLPSGRQLGPPDARVTIAFKDMGALAPLASARLGRLGDEIVRGRARIEGSMRDLMRIVAALVPGGGQPIQPKPWQRLLYHVNSLLRHSRDRDARQIRAHYDVSDEFYALWLDPRRVYSCAYFAEPQMTLAQAQEAKLDLICRKLDLRPGERFVDIGAGWGGLLLHAARHYGVDATGITLSQNQFDHVSRIIAEEGLGERVRIRLCDYRDLVPDRPFDKLASVGMFEHVGRARMGTYCDTLRRLLRPGGLALNHGIAASGLDDAMVGGGLGDFIEKYIFPGGELIHVSQAIRSLSQAGLEMVDTENLRPHYARTLWAWSDALEAQLPEAERVLARSMPPERAAEVLQAYRLYLAGCALAFEQGWVALYQILLIHPDPALATPDLPGAQSTYPFRRDHIYR
- a CDS encoding DUF5671 domain-containing protein, yielding MKPSDQLSDYVRRALAQGGERDEIGRALAHAGWSAPEIDEALEGWETAPGLPPVPRPRPYASAQEALLYGLLFLSLGMIGWHVCELGMALIDRLIPDPADSRYYGPGSAARWSIASLIAFVPLFVMLNRKVSRMSLGDGGRRRSLVRKWFASLTLLVVALVFLADGIYVIYTLLNGELTARFAAKAALVAGVAGLVFAYYRDELND
- a CDS encoding condensation domain-containing protein, translated to MTHHHAEGLWLPLTLAQLDFWEEFRLHPGEAVSTVAHAIELRGVADPEALARAIEATIAETDIMALRFALGADGRPVQRVDPARRPALRRIDLSDRADARDHAFALMQADVDAALDLLGQPIAAQWLIRLSEGHYLWFNRGHHIALDGYAMGLVERRCAQLYAALAEGADPGRPLRPLADYLNEETDYRASPRHAADGRHWGGVLAAEPRPRVLRKGSEDYPAEALCAAHDLSALRPALMRQAQAVGMGWPDLLTVLCAAWAALRLRDGSASRLCDERGGIAMPVWLPYMSRMGSVAVSVPALVVNILPLDAKLHPAEPLAEALARLGARLRKLRRHGRYRIEQIAEDYGMEPRSRFFFSPLINVLPFDEARFAGCETTRHVLSNGPGDGFNITIRGDGEARGLELLVEADPTLTPAGDFAALARGLPLFLAGALASENLSRPLADLPA